GGGCGAAGTCACCAGCCACTTCCACGCTTTGCGTCTTGCTAGCGGTACCGCTCGCAAAACCATCATGCACAATCTTCTTCCAGGCCGATTCGGTCGCATAGCCGATGCGATCTTTGGCGACGCGGCGAACGATCGACCGCCCGTCACGCTCTTCCGAACCAGCCAACAGCGCGACGAACTCGGCCTTCGACAGACCGCCGAAGATTGATTCGATCAGCGGTTGCGCCACGCAGTAACTTCCGTCGGCGGCGATAAAGTCGCCCCACGATTCCAGACCGTGCGCTTCCGGCAAGATCCAGGTCGCTTCTTCCGACGTTTCGTTGTTGTAATAACCGAGGAACAAACGGCGAGCCGCTTTCTTCTGAGCTTCGCCAAACGCGATGTCGGCCGGGGCGTCGTAGGCAGGATTTCCGCCCAGCACGATCAGCGTTTCGACCGAGCCGCCGTCGAGCTGCGTCGTCAAATCGGCCAGCGTGCCGACGTCGCCTGAGCTCGGCAGTCCGGCGTCGATCAGTTCGACCGTTTCGCCAATGGCGCCGATCTGCTGATTCAGCTTCCAGACGGCGGCCTGCACTTCGGCCGACTGACGCGGTCCGACGGCGATGACCGCTTTGCCTTGATGTTTCTTCAGGTCGTCAACCAGCGCGGCCAGGAACTTGTCTTGGCGGCTGGCGTCTTCCGCGGGCTCGGCGATTTCGCCGCCAGCAAGACGCGTTTCGAGGTCGGCCACAAAGCTGGCGATCCGCGAAGCCGGCACGGCCACGCGATGATCGGCGGCCAAGCCACACGTGGTGAATTGGCTTTCGGCGACGTACAGGCGATTCATCGCGCCATCTTCCGGCGCCCGACGCTGGGCGAACTCATACGAGTTGCGCTGACCGGTCGGATGGTCGCCAAAGAAATCATCGTCGATGACCAGGATGACGTCCGCTTTGTCGAGATGGTACTTCGGCGTGACCGCTTGTCCGAACGCCGCCTGCAGACCGGCCGCTTCGTTTTCGCGGTTGATCGAGTCGTACTGGTAAACCATTGCCTGCGGGAAGCGCTCACGCAGCTTGGCCAGCGAATCGTGGAAGCCGGGCGAAGCCGATTTTTGCATCAGCAGGGCCAGCTTACCGCCGGCGCCCAGCTCTTGGGCGATCTGCTTCCAGCTCGATTCAAACTCGTCCCACGAGCGATCAAAGGCTTCGCCGCCCGACGCTTCGGTCAGACCGCGGAGACGATCTGGGTCGTAGACCTCTAGCACCGTCCCTTGCATGTATTGGTTCGAGCCGCGCCCTTCCGGGTGCTCAACGTTGCCGTCAACCTTGATCGGGCGACCGTCGTAGCTGGTGACGACCACCGGGCGAACTTCGCCGGCGATTTCAATCGTGCTGGCGAACTTCTCAGTCTTGCCGGGGACGCGATTTTCGGGGCGAACGGCGAACGGAGCGACCGTTTCTTCCGGATAGCGCCAGCCGATGATCGTCTCTTCTTCGTAGCGGCAACCGGCGACGCCGACGCCCAACGAAAGCGAGGCGCCCATCAGCTGCATCCAGCGACGACGCGACACGCCTTCCGGAAATTCGGAGGCGGCGACAGGAAATTCGCGGTGCAGGAACTGCTCGAACTCAGGCGTATTTTCGAGATGTTCGAGGCTGCGCCAGTATGTTTTTTGCGAGTCGGACTTCATCGATGACACGTCGAACAGTTCGTGGAAGGATTGATGCCGTTAGCTTTGCGAATCTCGGCGCCCAACAGCGCCGCGGCGTTCTGATCGTCTGAGCTGCCGGGAGCTTCCCAGGCCAGGTTCGTCACTTCGTCCAGCGGACGAATGTGACTGTCAGGATTGCGATGGCAGTCCAGGCAGAACGCCATCGAGAGCGTCTTTTCCTGCTTCACGACATCCATCGTGTCAATCCGACCATGGCAGCTGACGCAGGAAACGCCACGCGTGACGTGAGCGCTGTGGTCGAAGTAGACGAAGTCGGGCAGATCATGCACGCGTTGCCAGTCGATCGACTCGCCTGACGCGATGCTCTGGTGCACCGGCTCCAGATTGGGGCTATTGGTCAGCACGGCGGCGTACTTGGTCGTACCATCCCCTCCGGCTGGGCTGTGGCAGTTGCCGCAGGTCGCCGTCGGCGGAACGGCCGCTTGAGCCGCCTTATCGACGGTGTTGTGACAGTAGCGGCAATCCATCTTTAGCTGACCAGCATGTATCCGGTGGCTAAAGGGAACCGGCTGAACCGGGGCATGCCCGATACTGATCGTCTCGGGCGCCGTCGCAAAGACGAAAACGACGCCGCCATAAATGGCAAACGCTACGAAACCGGCGCCAGCGAGCGGCACTAGACGGTTCACCCAACGTGGAAATAAGAAACGGTCCATGACTGCAATTCGTCCTAGGGGACGGCTGGTCTTCTATCGAGCACGCAAACTGACAAGTCTCTCCGGCGAGCCGTTTTTCGCCAAGCCCCCTCCGCCTTCTATTGGGTAAAAAATTACCACAGACTGCGGCAAGGCTTTGCTCTTCGGGGCGATAAAGGGCGTGCCGTGGGAAAGACTAGGATGTTAGCGAAATCATCAGAAAAGCGCGATGCGTCAAAGAGTCACACTAGGATGAGGGGTGTGCCCCTGATTGCCCTAATCGCGCACCGCAATCATGGAGCGAGCTTCTTCAATTTGCGCTGTAAGGTTCGTCGCGGAATGCCCAACAACCGCGCCGCCTCGGAAAGATTTCCGCCACAATCATCCAACACGCGATGAATATGCTCCCATTCCGCTGCTGCGAGCGATTGCGGCTGGTAGTCGATCGG
The genomic region above belongs to Blastopirellula retiformator and contains:
- a CDS encoding TAT-variant-translocated molybdopterin oxidoreductase — translated: MKSDSQKTYWRSLEHLENTPEFEQFLHREFPVAASEFPEGVSRRRWMQLMGASLSLGVGVAGCRYEEETIIGWRYPEETVAPFAVRPENRVPGKTEKFASTIEIAGEVRPVVVTSYDGRPIKVDGNVEHPEGRGSNQYMQGTVLEVYDPDRLRGLTEASGGEAFDRSWDEFESSWKQIAQELGAGGKLALLMQKSASPGFHDSLAKLRERFPQAMVYQYDSINRENEAAGLQAAFGQAVTPKYHLDKADVILVIDDDFFGDHPTGQRNSYEFAQRRAPEDGAMNRLYVAESQFTTCGLAADHRVAVPASRIASFVADLETRLAGGEIAEPAEDASRQDKFLAALVDDLKKHQGKAVIAVGPRQSAEVQAAVWKLNQQIGAIGETVELIDAGLPSSGDVGTLADLTTQLDGGSVETLIVLGGNPAYDAPADIAFGEAQKKAARRLFLGYYNNETSEEATWILPEAHGLESWGDFIAADGSYCVAQPLIESIFGGLSKAEFVALLAGSEERDGRSIVRRVAKDRIGYATESAWKKIVHDGFASGTASKTQSVEVAGDFAPLTADKEAWKTTPAKDEVELVFTPGTSTYDGRFANNVWLQELPDTLTKLTWDNALLVNPTTAGLLGLKQGILATVTSGGKSIDAPVYLMPGLALGTVSLALGYGRTHAGKVGGEVAAGIDPVGVDAGKLRTSSAMNVLTGVKVASTGRSYLLATTQDHHAIDDLGLQEIARRIPTLVREGTLEEYNHHPDFAQHVVHHPPLESLWTEVSYEGHAWGMSIDLTKCLGCNACVVACQAENNVPIVGKEQVAKGREMHWLRIDRYFAGDPEDPVAVTQPVTCHHCENAPCEQVCPVAATVHSNEGLNDMVYNRCIGTRYCGNNCPYKVRRFNFLDYRASDYRFDESNRQLAELVFNPEVTVRNRGVMEKCTYCVQRIQNTKIDARRDRRAIGSNEIKVACQEACATDAIQFGDLNNPENLAAKGHANPRAYAMLGELNIKPRTKYLARILNPHPWLAEPYVEDEHIPGHEGHVESDGDHGHEHGEHGHDDEHKEEHAAEAGDQ
- a CDS encoding cytochrome c3 family protein, with the translated sequence MDRFLFPRWVNRLVPLAGAGFVAFAIYGGVVFVFATAPETISIGHAPVQPVPFSHRIHAGQLKMDCRYCHNTVDKAAQAAVPPTATCGNCHSPAGGDGTTKYAAVLTNSPNLEPVHQSIASGESIDWQRVHDLPDFVYFDHSAHVTRGVSCVSCHGRIDTMDVVKQEKTLSMAFCLDCHRNPDSHIRPLDEVTNLAWEAPGSSDDQNAAALLGAEIRKANGINPSTNCSTCHR